ATGCGTATATGTATCGATAAACCCGAAATCAACAGCAGATGCAAATTTGAAACATTTTTTGTCTAATACGGTCAACAGAATGCCTGGTTACGAAATAAAAATCTATGAACGCAAACCTGCCAAGAAACCCGTGTGTAATAGTTGTCAAGCTGAAATTGTCAATTGTCCATCTTGTAAGGCATTGTTAGAGCGAACGGTGGAAAAAGGGGTGGATACGGCTATAGTAACCGATATGCTCCAACATGCTTGGGATAATACATATGACATAGGGATTTTATTGTCTGGTGATGCTGATTTTATACCTGCTGTCAAATTCCTAAACATAAGAGGGAAAAAAATCGTTCATGCAAGTTTTACTGGTCTTGGACAGAACCTTGCTAATCAATGTTGGAAACAGATCAATTTAGCTAACATAGCCACAAGAA
The DNA window shown above is from Candidatus Desulfatibia profunda and carries:
- a CDS encoding NYN domain-containing protein translates to MQRVRIFIDFWNFSLGMKEFDPNYRVDWEKLPAELVSEATHPSTDGKYEGACVYVSINPKSTADANLKHFLSNTVNRMPGYEIKIYERKPAKKPVCNSCQAEIVNCPSCKALLERTVEKGVDTAIVTDMLQHAWDNTYDIGILLSGDADFIPAVKFLNIRGKKIVHASFTGLGQNLANQCWKQINLANIATRTKR